A single window of Watersipora subatra chromosome 11, tzWatSuba1.1, whole genome shotgun sequence DNA harbors:
- the LOC137408630 gene encoding uncharacterized protein — translation MMANLVTVSILASIFGMALGQTMPPITPMMVAAAENTTVAKTTTTGVMANPVTVPAPVLIPNNCSVTLEAGQNCVRFGQLSCPPRTRFEVTSCRCEHERNVDPLTCELRPDPEFIPNLCNVKLQFGIGCARFGDQACGNGTAYDIKFCVCNHESLVNKITCSS, via the exons ATGATGGCAAACCTTGTAACAGTATCGATCTTGGCGTCAATCTTTGGCATGGCTTTGGGACAGACTATGCCTCCAAT TACACCCATGATGGTAGCCGCAGCCGAAAACACAACAGTGGCAAAGACAACCACAACTGGTGTAATGGCAAATCCTGTAACAGTTCCTGCTCCAGTTCTGATTCCCAACAACTGCAGTGTTACAC TTGAGGCAGGACAAAACTGTGTTAGATTTGGACAGTTGAGTTGTCCACCTAGGACAAGATTTGAAGTGACATCATGCCGCTGCGAACATGAACGAAATGTTGACCCCCTAACCTGCGAGCTTCGACCTGACCCTGAGTTTATTCCAAATCTCTGCAATGTCAAAT TACAATTTGGTATCGGCTGTGCTCGGTTCGGAGACCAGGCATGTGGAAATGGTACTGCCTATGACATAAAGTTCTGCGTGTGCAACCATGAGAGCCTCGTTAACAAGATTACCTGCAGCAGCTGA
- the LOC137408410 gene encoding calphotin-like, producing MVMLGCSAIFSMLMLSTYGQPIIPLTMPPITPTSTTTLPVTPALTSVVPATNKPPNIPIVTAVPPPTPVMISPLTTTQPTVPLDVNQNGTLAVAPTVTPKVVATVAPTVVPAVVATVTPIVTPTVPPTAAQTVVPTVVPTVTSIVTPTVPPTAAQTVASTAVSMVTPTIVPTVVQSVIPTAMPTIVSTTVPKVVQTTVPTVAPTMVQNVTLAATIAPTLAVTTGFVNITEVSTNHTGISLNQTVAHSMTSMAGPEPVPISEAGAAVRKEVTPTASSTIITSIPEPEPEPTNKVTASANAIATSVPEPEPLTTAPALIANNCSVKIPRGKDCKQFGMLRCPPFTRYSINSCRCEHQNLVDSATCLLTDVLAQVLEPQFIANRCNVKVRAGVGCTQFGTQTCGNGTVYDIKWCVCNHEQDVNKITCSSV from the exons ATGGTAATGCTTGGCTGTTCAGCGATTTTCAGCATGCTCATGTTGAGCACTTATGGGCAACCAATTAT ACCACTGACAATGCCACCAATAACGCCGACTTCAACAACCACGTTGCCAGTAACACCAGCATTAACCTCGGTTGTGCCTGCAACAAATAAACCGCCTAATATACCAATAGTTACCGCAGTGCCTCCACCAACACCAGTAATGATTTCGCCACTGACAACTACACAACCTACAGTGCCATTAGACGTAAATCAAAATGGAACACTAGCAGTAGCACCAACTGTGACACCAAAAGTGGTAGCAACTGTGGCACCCACTGTTGTTCCGGCGGTAGTCGCTACTGTAACTCCAATTGTAACGCCAACTGTACCACCAACTGCAGCGCAAACTGTTGTACCAACGGTAGTGCCTACCGTAACTTCAATCGTAACACCGACTGTACCACCAACTGCTGCTCAAACTGTAGCCTCAACTGCTGTGTCAATGGTAACACCAACTATAGTTCCAACAGTAGTACAAAGTGTGATACCAACTGCAATGCCAACGATAGTTTCAACAACAGTTCCTAAGGTAGTACAAACCACAGTACCAACAGTAGCACCAACTATGGTACAAAACGTAACATTAGCTGCAACTATAGCTCCAACTTTAGCAGTAACTACAGGTTTTGTAAACATAACAGAAGTATCAACTAATCATACTGGTATATCATTAAATCAGACAGTTGCACATAGTATGACCTCCATGGCTGGACCTGAACCCGTACCAATAAGTGAAGCAGGTGCAGCAGTGAGAAAAGAGGTAACCCCGACTGCCTCCTCAACAATTATAACTTCAATACCAGAACCAGAACCAGAACCAACAAACAAAGTCACTGCATCAGCGAATGCAATTGCCACATCAGTCCCAGAGCCTGAACCCTTGACCACAGCACCGGCCTTAATCGCCAACAACTGCAGTGTTAAAA TTCCAAGAGGAAAAGACTGCAAACAATTTGGTATGCTAAGGTGTCCACCTTTTACCAGATATTCCATCAACTCATGTAGATGCGAACATCAAAACCTGGTTGATTCTGCGACATGTTTACTCACTGATGTTTTAGCACAAGTTCTTGAACCACAATTCATTGCAAATAGATGCAATGTCAAAG TTCGAGCTGGAGTTGGGTGTACTCAGTTTGGTACACAAACGTGTGGAAATGGAACTGTGTATGACATCAAATGGTGTGTCTGCAACCATGAACAAGATGTCAACAAAATCACCTGCAGCAGTGTTTAA